The window tatGGATTTTGCATCTGCAAATAATAACTCATCTGATCATCTTCTAATTCTAACAACCtccatcgtcatcatcatcattttaataatttttaatttttttgaaataaaaagaaaatgcaaTAAACCAAAATGTAAGCAGCAAAATATAGCCAAAAAGTGATAAATAAATCTTTCATTTCCATCAGATAGCACAAATTCAAATTCAGTGCTCATGTATCTACCATGGATGTTCTTTCCCACTTTCGACATATATAAACCTAATCAAGGAAATCATATCCTTGATTTTCTATTTAGCTATCAAACCTTCAACAAGATTTCCAACAACCAACACACACTTCTCTAATCAGatcatcaaatataaatttataaaaatggatAGACACCACCACTATGCTCCGGGAAACCACCACGAACCGCCACCATTAACCATCCAACCCCCGATGCCACCTCCGCCTCTATCCCAGGTCTCGTAGTCTCCGCCGCAAAAGCTGAAAGTCACCATCGCGCCGCCACAACCACCCTCACAGATCTCGTATTTAATAGAGGGAATGAAAAGTATTGGTCAGATCTATACCAGATCTCGTTTCTAGCAAATTAGATCTTCGACGACAGTTGTTTTTTTTCCGGCAACAGAtgtttatatctatattcttGGTTCAGTTGGTCAACAAATGTCTTGCATCAGAAGTATTGtgggtttttattattttgtgttGTTTGAACGAAAATGGCGTTTGATGTGGGTGAGGTGGTGATCTACAGGAAATGTGTTGATTGACAAGGAGTGTTGTTCATGAGTGAAAGATAAATTCCTTTTGTGTTGTTTATTGTATTGAATGCCACGtctatatctaaatctatatctataatatagcAAAATATTCTGGGTATTTGTATAGCAAAGTGTTTTGGGTTTGTGAAAATCATAATGGAAATATGAATCTTTGGATGTTTCGCATATGTCTGCAATTTGCAAATGGCATGGAAAATCCATATTTTAATGATTAGGTTGtgaataattattatttgatgatgatgatgataaaagcttaatttgatcattaagTGGGATGTAATGGGTCTAATATATTGTTAAGTGGGGTTCTTGGTGTACACATGGCTGCCACGTAAGTAATGACCGGTCCCACATCATGCCTTAACCGGTACAGACCTATAATAGTTGGTTTAGCCGGTTTTTGACCCCAACATAGgacactttttagttttgacttcaataaagtaaaaagtgacaagttgaggtaCTTTCCAAGCAATTAGCCATTTACATTTACCAGCTTACAGTTACAACTACCAGCTTCTAGCTTTCAGCCACCAGCTAACAGCTTATAGCTAGCAGCTACCAGTTAGTTTGTTACTATTTTTTTAgacaaaaatgaattaattggTTAATATTTGTTACTATATTCacttatatttaaataaattcccgtttattttagttatcaaatatatgtttaaaaatgagttattaaaaaaaatataaaaaatcaaggTCTTGATTGTTAATTGTTACTAATGATAATGAACTTGCATTATTCGTAGATGAAGTTCATAATGTTATCCAAAGAACACATGTTTATGAATCAAAACCTGATAATGGTATTAATTCTAATTTTTACATAAAAAGGTAGGTGTGAAGACAATGCAATTGATGGTGGTGTACaagagatatttttaaaaaatgacaaataacaTGTTGCAACATATGCCTCCTGAACTACCAAGTTGTAAAGAAACTACAACGCCTATACATTTGTTCATTGAGATCAATCGTTTGGAAACAAAAAAGAATGTAAATTgcaaaaataagaagaaaagttattttcataattaagtACAAGTAAAATTTGTGTAGTCCACTAGGTACATTTGTTATGTTTTGATTGACTATTATAATTTCTTCctaattaatacgagtatattaaAAGGTAACAAAATAATGACGAAATATGGTACTGTATTTTTTATGTAGGTACCTAAAATTAGACATAAACTCCTAAATTTGACCATTTAAGTATTTTTTCCttatttataactattattattatttttttttattattttctaataatattatCACGTAAAATAGATACACgaatgaggttttttttttaatgttaaggTATTTGGATTTTTTAAATGTGAGGAGTTTAATCAAACACAGCTTGTGTCTATCTCTATTTTCCTTAATAAAGCAAAagaacctttttatttttagtaatttttgtctttgaattaccagaattgtcattgacatttattttaataattaacattttaagcccttatcttttaaattattcCACTATCGCCTTTATACAAACCTATACCATTTGAGATTTGACAACGTCATCACCAGAAATAATATCATCACCAACAATACTAGATCGCCGTGCTCACTACCGTCGTTAtattgcgcgagtaccatgctaACAAAAATTTTATACCATCTTTGTATTTTGCGGATTAGAAACATTAAGTTTTATGACAAactgtatatataataatagggAAAATCAAACCTGCAGCAAACTGTATATATAACATgcatttttgaaagaaaaatagaagAAGCCAAAGTACTATCAGTAGTGTATCCAAAGGCCACCATTAAACATGACAAGGTTTTTACAGAGATTCATCAATAATGCTAATATCCAAACCCATTTCAAATTCGGGCCATTCAACTGCACAACACAACACAGATGGAAGAAGAGACCATCTACCACAGCCCAAACCCGATTAGAAACCCGAACACGCGACTTAAAGCTCGATACTTTAATGACCAAAATccacaaattaaccataatctTGAACTTATATGAACTTATGTCCACTAGACGTAGAGGCCCTTTTGTTTCGGTTCAAATCATGTCTCGCTGGAAGAATATCGTTGGTTTAAATGTACCCATTGGCAGGTTTATAAGAAAATATCCCCATGTGTTTGACGTAATGCCTCACccagttaaaaaaaatatatgttgtaagaTAAGTAGtaaaatgaaagatttggtTAAAGAGGAGTACAATTTGGTTAAAAGTTTGGAACTTGAGAATGTTGAAAGGGTTAAAAGGCTGTTGATGATGAGTACTGATGGTAGTTTGCATATACATGCTTTGAGGTTGATTAAACGGGAATTGGGTTTGCCCGACGATTTTAAAGACTCGATTTTGCAGAAGTATGACGGGTTTTTTGAGTTGGATGGTTTGGAGATAGTGAAATTGGTTGAAAAAGAGGAGGATATGAAAGTGGCTGAAGTTGAAAAGTGGAGGGAAAGAGAGTACAAAGAGAAATGGTTGAGTGAGTTCGAGACGAAATATGCTTTTCCTGTTAGTTTTCCGACTGGGTTTGTGATTAAGGCGGGGTTTAAAGGGAAACTGAAAGATTGGCAAAGAATGCCTTATGTTAAACCTTATGAGAAATTAGAGAGTTTTCGGGCTAAAACAAGTGGAGGGATCGAACGATTTGAGAAACGGGCTGTTGGGATTCTTCATGAGCTTTTGAGTTTAACGGTTGAAAAGATGGTTGAGGTTGAACGATTAGTACATTTTAAGAAAGATTTTGGTCTACCGGTTAACTTTCGTGAGCTTATTCTGAAGCATCCTGGAATCTTTTACATATCTACACGAGGTTGTATTCAAGTGGTTATTCTCAGGGAAGCGTACTGTAAAGATTGTCTTGTTTTGGCTAATCCTGTTTATGTCATTAGGAGAAAAATGTTGGATCTTGTATTGTTAGGATCTCGTAATACTAGAGAATTGAGAAGTTTAAGAGAAGGGAAGGAGAGCGTTGGTGATCAAAATCGAGGCGGGATTATTGAGGATGATTTTGTAGTTTCGATTTTAGAAAagtttgataatgatgatgacgacTACAATGGGAACAATGAGATTATTGAGGACATTAGGGATGGTGATAATGTTTAGACATATCTTGATGTTGATGGTTGCAAAGAGTGAGTATCTAACATTCTCTGGACAATAATTTTTGCCAAAATGGTATCTGCTACATGATGACTGAATTCATCAGCTGGGATGGGATGAAATCTCTCATTCTCCTAGGTAACTCATAACTTGTGGCTGAATAGATTTTTAGGTCTATATGCATCAGTTTTCATGAAACAAACACTCTTGGGACATGGTCAATTTTTCAGTGCTATGAGCTTCAAAATTATCTTATTTAGGTACGGGATTGGGTCAGTCTTTCTCATGTATATAGCTTAGATCCTAGCTCACCTTGTCTTTCGTATTTAGGCACGGGTTTGGGTAGCAATGTCTCCTTTGTTAGTATGACTACCCAAGGCGGAAACGGACAAGATTGGGTTGGTTTGACCCACAAGCACCTTTTGTCTATTTTTTGGCTGTAAATAGCTGAGTTTCAATTATGATTTCAATTCAGGATATTTTATGCACTAAATGGATTTTGGGCGACTTCCAAAGCGTTTGACATATAACCTGTCAACCAAATCTTATAAGTTAACGACTCATTAGGGATAATATACAGCCAAATGGGTTGAATTGGCCACCTCTATTAAGGAAAACATCCTCTGAAGCTGTTTTGATGGAATCTGCTCCTTCATTCCATATCTTCACTGAATCAAATAGACATAAATTTTATCTCAAATTGCAAGTCTACGTATGAACTGTATCTTCAATAGCTGGATAGTTTCTTAGATGGTCTTTTTTAAACTTGGCATATTCCAACATTTCGTATGAGAATGGGGAATCTCGAAGCACTAGAACAAAAATAACCCTGAttgcaaaataaaaatttgatagAAGACACAAACTGCTAGTACTTAAATTAAATTTTGGTGAGAAAAGTTAGTTCCCCCCTCCAAATAAGTAAATTAACCCCCACACCCAccctcacacacacacaaactatCCAGAGATTTGAATGCTTCTCGTGTTTTCCCTCCACTTTTTTATCCTTACACAGTTACACAATTCTGACCCACATTGCCCTGTTGTATCTGGGCCTGTCCTGACCTGCTTTGGCCCGATCGAGTATGATTCAGTAGCATGTCCATATCAGGCTCATATCACCtgtatgtttcatttttttatgcCCTGCACTCCCACATTTGCCACAAGTCACTTTTTAAACTAACTGACCCATTTCGGTCATGCTTTCAACATCTTCTGTTGTTTTCCTTTCTTTTGGCATTCCAATTGGTTTGTGATATGTCGGTGGTGTGAGTATGGTTGGAACTTTAGACTTAGCCCGCATGGCATTACCAGTATACAGGTGtacattttctttgttttaattacatttttttttgttcaatatCCACAACACATTTGATCCCCCAATGGTCTACTTAGTATTTTTGCCTCCATTTCACTGCTAAAAGTGTGTTGCTTCGATTTTGATAGACTCCAACATTTTAGTAGCAGTAGTGGGTGTCAGTAGCCTTCACATTTGCAAATGACATTTTAGACATACTTAATCCTTATCGTTAGAGTACACTAGTATTCTAAAACATGGATTATTGGGTTGTCTCATATCTACAGGTCCCTTATTTAGTACCTCATGCATGTTGTTTACTAGACCACTAGATTTTACTCTTAACTGCCAAATATATTACTAGTTCAAACTCTGATCCAAAATTTTATCCTAatcaacataattttttttctataaacatAAGTAATGTAATTTAGAGATTGTTAAATGTGAGATTGAACTGTAATTCTCAGTATTGAGGCCCGTGTCATTTTAAATTTACAGGAACTTCAAAACTCAGTATAGAAGCACATGGGCTCAACATTGAACTATCAACTAGAAGTTAAATGAGACGATAAAACACTACGGATGATGCTTTATCTTCCTATTGTACACCATACAGGAATACAAACCATTTCTGGAAACTTTATAACTATAAGGTGTTAACTTGATTCAAATGCTACATGGAACAATTTCTCTTAGTTCAGGCTAATGGTCATGAACTCCACTTCTCTATGGTTGATGGagattttaagaaattcaaaggaaaatgGTCTGTCAAATCCGATAGAAGGTAGAAGCTTAATATCTTTCTACTTTCAGCAAACACTGTAAACTGTCAGCGTACCATCTACTATCTACATTAGCCCGTTTGCTTTTCTGCTGTGTGTTTAGGCAGTAAAATGATCGCACGAATTATGGACTGAAAGCAGGCTTTTAGGTTACTGGTTAAGAAAAGTAATAAAATTGCATGCATTCCCATATCAAAAAACATAACATGATTTTGACCAAAAAAAGGATTACAACCTCAATTTTAGTCTGGAAAGAGGGAACTTGTTACATAATTACTTAAACAACAAAGCAATCCTGATTTCATAATCACTAATTAGACTAACAATTGTGTATTTTTGGCGGCATATGAGTAGATACACATATACTTATAACATCATTGTGTGCAGTGGCTGGACACTGGAGAAAAAATGATGATATTGACATCCTCAATGTAATCATCGCCCAGTGAAATCCATATTGTAGCAAGTAGGATTGCATGGATAAGGACAATCTATATGTTTTGATGCTTTTCGGTCAAAAAACCAGTCACCAACTGATTCTGCAATAGTCTATTAGACCAAAAACAAAATCTTAAGTACTTCTAATCCAACTTTGCAGACTAATAGACTTATTATAGCAGGGGCAAGTGAATGTCATGGTTAGAAGTATGATATTTCTGAATGTAATTAGTATTACAGTGTAATATTGCATCTCCATATCATATGCATGAGCGTGGGAACACTATACATTATGGAAGCAATGATAAGTTGAAGAAAGTTTATTTGTGATAATTCACATTACCTTGTTATTTATCCTGGGAGAATTCGGACCATGCCATGTCTCAGAAACCCATGTTTGGCAGTGAATATAGCATGAATTGATGAACATGCCAAAATTCTTCATCTGCTGATATTCTGAAAATGCCTTTAAGAATGAATTTCGAAAtcctgtatatatattatatatacaaccccCATCAGTATATAGCCTAGTTTTACAACTTCCTTTAACAGATATATCATACATATAATACCTTGAAGCACTTGAATCTGTTCAGGACTACAATTGTGAATGCTGAGTTTGCATTTGCGCCAATGACCGCGAGGATCTGCTGGACTAggtaccaaaatgttttttatctgttaataagaaaaaaaagaaagagataaataGATCTACGATAAGATGGAAATGTTCTAATCGGAAACCAATATTATAACAAGTACCTGCCAAAAGTCATAAGTTGGGTTGACAAGGAAAAGTGGTGTATTTATGCTATTCATCATATTTTGAGGAAAGAAACACTGGTTGTATTTCATGGAACGAATCGATAGTTAGGAATAAGAAAAAGCCTGGTAAAACTTTAGATATACTTTGTGGTATAAATACCACGGGTACCTTGGATGGTTCCTTATTGGCAACACAGTCTTTTTTCAAGCTGCCGGCTACACCCTGACATCAACATACATGAAATTGGATGAACATTAATGCCACCTACTTCATAGTTTCAAAAGATATGATTTCTTGCTCAATTGGCATACATACAAGTATTGATAACTTAGGATAACTGACATCCACATGCACTCTTTTatcttcatattattataatgtTTTTACTTCAAAACTATATACCACATATATTTTGAATCTTTTATACTAAAAAAAGTGCTATAAAGTCATCAATAAACTGACAAACCTGGAGACGGACAACATCATGGTAAAATGACTGAATGGTAGCATTGCCAGCAATATCTTTCCTGCAATTAAGGAAATTTGATGCATAACTTTTCAGCCTTCACTCAAACTAGTAAATGATCAAGCTTTCGCATTTTGAATACTAACGCACCAAGTACATCTCAAGAAAAAGAATACACCATTTGAACATTGAAATCACGTGTGTATAAAAGATTATACTAACAGTGTATTAGAATATCTTTCTTCTCTCTCCCTGACTATCGACAGCTATATGCATGTATAACACATATGTATGCATGCACACAACTAACAAGCTGACGAGAGAGAATTGACCCGTTCAACGTTAACGTACGATTTGTCAGCATTATCACTACAGAGTTGGAATTCTAAGATTCTATAAATGAAAGTAATAAGGTACGCTACTACAGAAGTACTTGTATATATTGACTGCtctcttttaataaaattgatgtATACATTTACAAACACAAAAGACAATTGATTAAATATGGTTGTATATTTACGAGGTGTAAAGCTCTTTACCCCCCCACCccaccccccaaaaaaaaaaaaataaataaataaattaatatgatTGGAATACTGATTACACAAACATGAAGAAATCAAGTTATAGTCAGCATAGAACAACATACTCGTTAAGAAAGAAACCTGCATCAGATAAACATTTGACTTTAGCATCTTTTGACAAAATTTCTCTGAAGTCATCACAGTGTATGAGTGTTGCGAGTCCTCCAGCTGAGCAACCAGAAAGAAGAGCCTGTAAAGTAATTTGAGAAGTTAGTAAAAAGTATCACTATATTCTTATCCTAGTAGAATAGAGGTTCTGTAAGAAGTAAGAACATGCAGTCAGTATTTAgaataaaatgttaaatttcTCTCATGCTCATGTTTTTTCCTGGCTTTAGGTTATTCGACACCAACTTGATCAGAATAACGGTTTAGGTTATTGAGTATACAGCTTAGCTAGcggatcaaaattcaaatgggtCAGGTTGGGCTGGTCTgcaaacaattttttatccatttttatagttttacgAATACTTACTGTGTATAAGATTACAAAAACTGTATCAGTATAACAACCCCCAGTTGTTTAAAAAATGATTGAAGTTATATGCATTTCAATACACTTCGATGACTTAAGACAATTTGGCCTATTGCTCTTTAGATTAAATCTCTAGGTTAATCCATTAATCctttaaaaatgaaacataacTCAAATAAGCCCATTTACAGGTAAATGTCTAGAAATTGCCATCTCTGTTCTCTTAGTTCTACTTTCCCATCATACACTTTACCTCTTGAGCATTAGATAATCCAATTGACAAGAGCTCATCCATCATTGCTTCCCAGATGAGTTGACCTCTGAAGAAAAGTTTAGTGTCATTCTGTAGCAGTATTGAAACAGGCGATATTTATTTATGTCAGATAGGCATGCTTCAAACAAAGGTTTCCAATTCAGAACTTACTTTTAGTTCACTTTCAGGGTGCCCAGCAAAAGATGCCCCATCACAGTAACGTATCTTGACCTTGTTCCAGTTATAAAAATCTGAAGATTTAGAAAGTGTGTCAAATGATTAAAAATGCAACAAATTCTTGAATTAATATAGAGCACCTACTGCAAATGATACAAAGGGGTTTACAACTTGTACAATTACCTTTTACCCATATTATTTGAATAGAGTGAAGTTACTTTCTAAGTAGAAGGACTTGGctgcttcttcttttttttttttttgcttactATAATTTATAACTTTGCCCATGTTACTATGACGACCTAATTTTTAAACATGCTAAATTCACTGATTATAATATTGAAGATTGCTGCATTTAAATCATTACCCAACTATAAAATACTACTTTTATCAGCATTCAAGAGCTAACTTGCCTTGCGAAACTGCAATTATAAGCTTATGACAACGTGGCatctaaaaaataaacttaagtACATTGATGAGCAGAAAATGTTGCAATTTAATTGTAAAATTCAGAACAATATGGCAGGGTTTACAAGAGTAGTGTCTGCCTATCATATGATGATTGCAAGAGTTCCAATATCTAAATGTGCATACCAAATGCAACATTTCTTTTTCTCCTTTCTGAGAAGGTTTTAGGTATAGGCATATAGCTAACCAATATCACACTATATTCAGTATCAAAATGCACATGTTGGTTCACAGGCTTTACTAACATACACGTCAGTTCACATTCTTTTTACTGCAAGACATGGTCATTGTGCGAATCTCAAATGAGATACAACACCTTAACCCTTGCTATGCATGCTCCAGAAACTCTTGTTCTGTATTTGAAAGTTGAGACACTCAGCACACTAATAGATGTCAAAGGTGGAAATGTTTACTGGATTATGCTTAAATTAAAATTCCAAATGACACAAGTAGTAATTAGTTACCTGGATTATGAGATTGATCACTGCTAAGAATTCCAGAAAACTGAACATGGCGATCCATGTACTTTGAAGACCCTAAAGCAGTCATCTTACGAAAAGAACAAGAAGCTATTGTATTGCACCAACCACCACCCTGCATTTTAAGAGAATGAGATAAGGCCACTATATTTATCTGGGATGACATGCCAGCACATGCATAAAAAGAGAAGTTTCCCAGTTGTAATTGTACAATAAGGTAACATGTAGTTCTGATGAAACACAGTTGCTAATCGGTTCATTCAAATGTGACCATTACATATTGTATGTTCAGAAGGCCAATGCCACAAAAATTTTAATGCCTGGAGATTTACAGAACCAGTTGCTAATGTGTTAAACAAATCATGTTATACTAACAGTCCAAAGGAACAAACATCTGGGGATCAAGCAACACAAAAGCAGCAAAGATCATCAGTGACATGTGAGGAAGTCTAACTTGAAAACCATGCATGCCATTGTCCAAAGTAGAAATGGATCAATATACTGACATAAgaaaattagaagaaaaaaaaaggccaATATTATGCAATGAGATCTCATGTCATTGCCTAGTTTTTTCTTGACAAGTTCAACAGCTTGCAAAAGGAATACAAATGTAAAGGGTATCCAAAGAGTCCATGTATGCTACACACAAGACCACGAAAATATAATACATTCCAGTAAAAACCACCATAAGCGAACCAGTCAACCAGGCGTACATAAACAAGCAATTGCCATGTAAAAAAAGAGGCCCAAAACTTTGACATACACAAAGATAGAGAAGGACTCACCACcatacagaaaaaaaaaactacaccTTCAGTTCTCAGAGTATAAGatcacaaaatcatcatcaattaGAGTAGTATATTTTTGTGTGGGTAAAGGGTGCAATAATCTAATAACTGATATGTAACCTCAATGTGTAGAACCCATCTCCTAGCGCCAGAACCATAACCCTTCTGAAAATGGTATGCAGGAAAACTTCCATCCAAACAATCTGCAGTTCATATGTCACAAGGAATTATAGTTGCACGTTCGATACCCTAAAACTAAGTTTGGATTTATCGTTTAAGCATATCAGCTTCCTAAATTTTATCATTCACATTCGACATCTACATCAGAAAAAATCAACTTAACAAAAGGCTAATACAAACCCGTATAACGTGTATAATCACTCTCAAACGCATATCAATTACAATAATTATTACTATACTCTAAACTATCAAACTGTTCCAAGTTTTGATATTGCACAAATCAATCATAATACATCTTCAATACCGTTCTTGTAATGACCCATTGCAACATGTCTCTGTATTGGCCCTACCCATTTGTTAAAAACTACCAACTTCTTTTATACTAATATGGCAACTTTATACAAGCAAATCAAACCCTTTCATGGTGAATATATTTTAGGTGCTTTGACTTGAAAGTAATTGTGTTTTTACTCTTacaagacagttgaactaatgacttattaaccaatcaaacgctcaatttcatcaaactgactcttgcttatgtcatcatttagattaactataaataaaaattcctaataatgattgatgaaaaagtctaattaatttacactttttttgttttccatcaataatttacactttttagccctgaatacttaatatatatttatttttagccatcaacttgaaaggattttttttaattatttaaaaaagttacaaaaaaaattttatatttaatttttcaaagttacaattgtcactcaaatcaagagtcctaattcttatcaaaaaatatgaaaagaatcctaattgttatctaattatcataggacaagtgattgaaaataaacatattcgtgTCATGGGCCCACATCATGATCaagtacatatacttgaatgtcaagtacacgatcacaagtatgtttatattttaattcttaattatctttcataaatatcacattatgatccgatcaatattatttatattatctaggacataaccctaaccctaaccctaaccctaaccctaacttGGAGATTATTATTTTACTGTAAACTGTTTTATCATTCGGAGTTGTTGGGGCTCGAAACTCAGTATCTATCCTTTTTATCTATCTATTAATACAACAGCTGACTTTTGTCAGTTATTGTTCTGTTTCACATTCTTTTGCTGTGAAGATATGGTCTGTatcgtatcaattggtatcagagcatcgATCTTGAACCTGTGAtattcagaagaaaaaaaaaaaacttttcgaAAACACTGTTCACTCGGTACTGTTCATCACGTTTACTGTTCATTACATGCACTTTTCATCCGTTGCTGTTCAACTGGAAacacaaaaattatttttttttaaggcaaTGATGGAAGATTTCAGTGCAAAGATGGAGGAATTCAAGGCAAAGACGGAGAAATTTAGTAGGAAACACGATGAATGCATGGAACGGCGTGAAAGGCAACACAATGAGATCATGACATTATTAAGGGGGCTTGCGATTTCGAGGGGCTGCGATGTGTCTGACTGGCCCTCGGCCGGTGTTGAAGGTACTCAATCTGTTAATGGTTGTGAAACCAAAGTGGTTGAGAAGACAAGTGTTATTAGTGAACAACATTCCACCCAGCAAACCGATCATAAAATCAACATCGTGGAAGACACTGGTACAAAATCAGCACAATCACACCATGAAGATAGAAGCAAGGAAGCCCGACGATGGAACCACTAAGGTACCAGAGAATAAGGCAGTAATAGATCTTATCTGAATGATACTCGTCAAGTTACAGTTTGTAAGGAGATTGAATATGTTTCAGATTCAGTTGTAGGTAAACATGACCCATATGGACAAATCAACAGTTGGGTGCAGCAGGGAGGTGAGATAATCGTTGATGGCTGCAAAAGCCAACATGGAACAAACAGGACCATAAAGACCAGAATTTTGTATAGCTTTAATAAGCAACTCGGTGGTGGAGACCAGGGAGACAGACGAGACAACTCTATAGCACTTAACTTACCTAGTGTTATTAGTCAATATGGTCTGGTTGTTGTTGGACATGTTTTTGGGTGTTCCAGAATGGTATGGGATCCAGGAATTGTTTGAAGCATTCTTTGAAGCCATaccttgaggacaaggtgtgTTTTGCGGCGGGGAGTAATGATACGatcaatattatttataattagataatataaatttattattattagggtatTATTATTTAGGAAAGTATTATTAGGATCTTATTTAATAAGGTAAATCTTAGGGAACAAGTTATAGGTTAATAATATATACGGCTTTATGATTGTATTATGAAGAGTGTGGAATATTAATCAGAAGTTTATTGTtcttgtttagtttaatttgggAGTTTACTGGTTCTCGAATACCAGCCTATCTTTCTTATTGTTGTTATCATTTGATACAAGCCATTGGTTCGTATCACATTATGAATACAACTGTTTCAAAagattatataatagagaaattactgtaacatgtgccttgtggaatgactacgacaaacaattccatcaatatgtctttGTTAATACTAAGACATTCTATAATAGACAGTATTGTAgcacaact is drawn from Erigeron canadensis isolate Cc75 chromosome 9, C_canadensis_v1, whole genome shotgun sequence and contains these coding sequences:
- the LOC122582909 gene encoding protein ROOT PRIMORDIUM DEFECTIVE 1 yields the protein MTRFLQRFINNANIQTHFKFGPFNCTTQHRWKKRPSTTAQTRLETRTRDLKLDTLMTKIHKLTIILNLYELMSTRRRGPFVSVQIMSRWKNIVGLNVPIGRFIRKYPHVFDVMPHPVKKNICCKISSKMKDLVKEEYNLVKSLELENVERVKRLLMMSTDGSLHIHALRLIKRELGLPDDFKDSILQKYDGFFELDGLEIVKLVEKEEDMKVAEVEKWREREYKEKWLSEFETKYAFPVSFPTGFVIKAGFKGKLKDWQRMPYVKPYEKLESFRAKTSGGIERFEKRAVGILHELLSLTVEKMVEVERLVHFKKDFGLPVNFRELILKHPGIFYISTRGCIQVVILREAYCKDCLVLANPVYVIRRKMLDLVLLGSRNTRELRSLREGKESVGDQNRGGIIEDDFVVSILEKFDNDDDDYNGNNEIIEDIRDGDNV
- the LOC122582044 gene encoding pectin acetylesterase 5-like — encoded protein: MVNTYYHYQQRWWLIHPGGWVAAVHKREWVIAAFGFAAILLLLLSFSFIFSSPSPSSSSAADHHHHFSGPPDHFVPIVFLTNAALRGAYCLDGSFPAYHFQKGYGSGARRWVLHIEGGGWCNTIASCSFRKMTALGSSKYMDRHVQFSGILSSDQSHNPDFYNWNKVKIRYCDGASFAGHPESELKNDTKLFFRGQLIWEAMMDELLSIGLSNAQEALLSGCSAGGLATLIHCDDFREILSKDAKVKCLSDAGFFLNEKDIAGNATIQSFYHDVVRLQGVAGSLKKDCVANKEPSKCFFPQNMMNSINTPLFLVNPTYDFWQIKNILVPSPADPRGHWRKCKLSIHNCSPEQIQVLQGFRNSFLKAFSEYQQMKNFGMFINSCYIHCQTWVSETWHGPNSPRINNKTIAESVGDWFFDRKASKHIDCPYPCNPTCYNMDFTGR